From the genome of Desulfobaculum xiamenense, one region includes:
- a CDS encoding ribose-phosphate diphosphokinase, producing MAIGELKIMTGSANPELASEICNHLGCELTQCLTDTFSDGEIRVEIGSNVRGADVFVVQPTCAPVNFHLMELCILLDALKRASVGRVTAVVPYYGYARQDRKVAPRAPISAKLVADFLTVAGIDRLVTVDLHAGQIQGFFNLPVDNLYAAPALLDNLRQHDNDLVIVSPDAGGVERARAYAKRLGAGLAIIDKRRDAPNQAKAMNVIGDVKGKTAIVLDDMIDTAGTICAGAEVLMESGAKEVVACATHPVLSGPAVERLEKSKYSEVIVTNSIPLGEKAKACSKIKVVSLASLLGKAIHNIHTESSVSVLFV from the coding sequence ATGGCAATTGGCGAATTGAAAATCATGACCGGCTCGGCAAACCCCGAGCTTGCATCCGAGATTTGCAACCACCTGGGCTGCGAACTCACCCAGTGTCTCACCGACACCTTCAGCGACGGTGAAATCCGCGTGGAAATCGGCTCCAACGTTCGTGGCGCCGATGTCTTCGTCGTTCAGCCGACCTGCGCTCCCGTGAATTTCCACCTCATGGAGCTGTGCATCCTGCTTGACGCCCTCAAGCGCGCCAGCGTCGGTCGCGTGACCGCCGTGGTGCCCTACTACGGCTACGCCCGGCAGGACCGCAAGGTCGCTCCCCGCGCTCCCATTTCCGCCAAGCTCGTGGCCGACTTCCTTACCGTGGCCGGTATCGACCGTCTCGTTACCGTCGACCTGCACGCAGGACAGATCCAGGGCTTCTTCAACCTGCCCGTGGACAACCTCTATGCAGCTCCGGCCCTGCTCGACAATCTTCGCCAGCACGACAACGACCTCGTCATCGTCTCTCCGGACGCAGGCGGCGTCGAGCGTGCCCGTGCGTATGCAAAGCGTCTTGGCGCCGGCCTTGCCATCATCGACAAGCGCCGCGACGCTCCGAACCAGGCCAAGGCCATGAACGTCATCGGTGACGTGAAGGGCAAGACCGCCATCGTGCTCGACGACATGATCGACACCGCCGGTACCATCTGTGCCGGTGCGGAAGTCCTCATGGAGAGCGGCGCGAAGGAAGTTGTGGCCTGCGCGACCCACCCGGTTCTTTCCGGCCCTGCCGTGGAGCGCCTCGAGAAGTCCAAGTACTCCGAGGTTATCGTTACCAACTCCATTCCGCTGGGCGAGAAGGCCAAGGCATGCTCCAAGATCAAGGTCGTGTCTCTGGCCAGCCTGCTTGGCAAGGCGATTCACAACATCCACACGGAATCTTCCGTGAGTGTATTGTTCGTCTAA
- the pth gene encoding aminoacyl-tRNA hydrolase, with product MKNYAGIIVGLGNPGPEYEHTRHNFGFMLADQLIEKAGGPQQCPKPVQWDDCIVHDCALIKSKPHWLVAKPLTYMNLSGVAVGRLSRKFGIAPADIIVAHDEMDLPLGKMKLKKGGGTAGHNGLNSIVEHLGTADFVRLRLGVGRPDGHGPTRDYVLGALDAEETGIANAVIDAAIKGIGILARRGMSFAVQHINSFDAVPSADAAENLD from the coding sequence ATGAAAAATTACGCAGGTATCATCGTCGGCCTTGGCAATCCTGGGCCGGAATACGAACATACTCGTCACAACTTCGGCTTCATGCTGGCCGACCAGCTCATCGAAAAGGCTGGCGGTCCGCAGCAATGCCCCAAGCCCGTTCAGTGGGACGACTGCATCGTCCATGACTGTGCGCTCATCAAGTCCAAACCCCACTGGCTCGTCGCAAAGCCGCTGACCTACATGAACCTGAGCGGCGTGGCCGTGGGCAGACTCAGCCGAAAGTTCGGCATCGCCCCTGCGGACATCATCGTCGCCCATGACGAAATGGACCTGCCGCTTGGCAAAATGAAGCTGAAGAAGGGTGGCGGCACGGCCGGTCACAATGGCCTCAATTCCATAGTGGAACATCTGGGAACGGCGGATTTCGTACGCCTGCGCCTTGGCGTGGGCCGCCCCGATGGACACGGGCCGACGCGAGACTATGTGCTGGGCGCGCTGGACGCGGAAGAGACAGGCATTGCGAATGCTGTAATTGATGCCGCCATCAAGGGTATCGGAATACTTGCGCGGCGCGGCATGTCTTTCGCCGTGCAGCACATCAACAGCTTCGACGCTGTGCCTTCGGCGGATGCTGCCGAAAACCTAGACTAA
- a CDS encoding 50S ribosomal protein L25, with protein MSEQVMLKAAVREETGKGSCRALRTQKMVPGVFYSKGENILIQVPEMPLNKVFGQVGTSRLVSLEIEGKEACPAIFKEMIRHPFKPEVTHFDIFGVDMNKPVRVTVALKIVGRAPAMAMGAKLEIYRSSAVIECLPGNLPESINIDITAMQVNETKQIEDLALPEGVKIIHDDNFAVLRLIMKGAEKEEAEE; from the coding sequence ATGTCTGAACAGGTTATGCTCAAAGCCGCCGTGCGAGAGGAAACCGGCAAGGGCTCCTGCCGCGCCCTGCGTACCCAGAAAATGGTACCCGGCGTTTTCTACTCCAAGGGAGAGAACATCCTCATCCAGGTCCCCGAAATGCCCCTGAACAAGGTTTTCGGTCAGGTCGGCACCTCCAGGCTCGTGTCGCTTGAGATCGAGGGCAAGGAAGCCTGCCCCGCCATCTTCAAGGAGATGATCCGCCACCCGTTCAAGCCCGAGGTCACCCACTTCGACATCTTCGGCGTGGACATGAACAAGCCCGTTCGCGTGACCGTGGCCCTGAAGATCGTGGGCAGAGCCCCGGCCATGGCCATGGGTGCCAAGCTTGAGATCTACCGTTCCTCCGCTGTGATCGAGTGCCTCCCCGGCAACCTGCCCGAGAGCATCAATATCGACATCACCGCCATGCAGGTCAACGAGACCAAGCAGATCGAAGATCTCGCCCTCCCCGAGGGTGTGAAGATCATCCACGACGACAACTTCGCCGTCCTGCGCCTGATCATGAAGGGCGCTGAGAAGGAAGAGGCTGAAGAGTAG